The Candidatus Bipolaricaulota bacterium genome includes the window CATTCCCATGTATGCGGCTGGGACTTCACATCCCCTCCGGGAGCCCTCACGGCGGGTGATCCGTGCCGTAGCCGCTGGGGAACTTGAGGCCGTGACCGACGCGGAGGTGCTCCAGGAAATCCTCTATCGGTATTTGCATATCGGCGAGAGGGAGAAAGGCTTCAAGGTGTTTGACCGTTTCCGTCGCATCATGCTGGGCCATATCTTCCCCATAGAGGGCGTGGATGTACAACGAGCACGCGAGTTGGCCGAAGGGTACCCCTCTTTGAGCCCGCGGGACCTGATTCACCTAGCGGTGATGTTGCGCTACGGTGTCCACGAAATTATCACAGCGGATAAAGGATTTGATAAGGTAAAGGAAGTGCGCCGAATCGACCCGGCCACATTCCCATAGATGCTCTGGCGAGATGGTTTGGAATTAGATATTCTCCCGCAATTTGCACACCCGCTCGGTCTCCCGGAGCATGCAGTCGAGGATGACTTGCGCGGGACCTTTTCGCGGCTGGCTTGGTAGGTTGTGGCATACCGCGCTAAATGTCAAAAGTCAAAACCAGACTCCGGATACTCTGCCATCTTACTTAAGCCTCTCGAATTCATCGACTGTGAGATCGACCTGGCGCAGGATGTTCTTTAAAGTCCTTCGCTTCAATTCTTTATGATCGGGAATGGATATGGTCATCTTTGGAGGTTTCTCCCGGCGCAACACCATATGACTTCCTGATTGCCGCACGAACACAAAACCGATCTTCTCTAACCTCTTGACGACCTCCCTTCCCGAGACAACCGGCAGCTTGCTCATCTCACACGGATACCTCAACGGTGTCGATGATCACATCACTTGGTGGGATCTCATCACCGAACTGCTTGGAGACCTCGATCCACCCTTTGATCGCTTCCTTGATATTCTTCAGCGCTTCTTCATAGGTATCCCCTTCACTGATGCAGCCTGGAAGGGAAGGGACATAGACGGTGTAGCCGCCCTCCTCAGCCGGCTCGAATACGACTTTGTAAGTCAATACCCTGCTCATTGCAACACCTCCTCATGCATCGTGATCTCATAAAAGACCTCCGTTTGATACCCCGCAGCGAACTACGGGGGAAAACGGAGATTTGCCGCAGGCGGATCGATCCGGGGTTTTGGACCGTCGGGCATAAAGCCCGACGAAATGGACGATTCTGTAGCGTCGCAGTTTATCTGCGACGAAAGAATAACCACCTTTGTAGCGTCGCAACCTGTGTGCGACGTCATCGTCGGGAACAAGCCCCGCCACTACGAAAAATTGCGGAGTTCGTCCCGTCGCAACCTGAAACGGGTCGGCGGGTACAGGACCCGCCGCTACGGCAGGTCGAATATCCCGTCCCATCGCACCTTGTGTGCGACGATGTCTTCCGATACCCATATGACGGCGAGGCAATGCATCAAACTCCAACATGAGGATCACTCCACGTTTAGACCTCTAATGCCCCGCAGCTTGCTGCGGGGTTCTTTACTTCTTGCAAGCGGTTTTCATTCACCTCCCTGTTCAATGGAGTCTAAGAAACGTTTGAATCTATCAACTTGTTCCTTGAAGTTAGTAAAGATCTTGCCCAGGTTTTCCACCAACGGCTGACATCTTCCCCATTTGAGCTCGAACCCATATACATTGCGAAAAAGATGACGAAAACGGAGATATTCTTCTAGATCGATTTCGAGCTGCTCATCAATTACTCGGGGACGAATCCCTTCCACTGGCACCGCCATTCGTTGGAGCAATTGAATGTGCCAATTCTCTCCTGTTGGTAGATCCTGGTCTATTCTGGTCGCGATTCGGCGAAATATCTTCTCAACCCCCGTATAGAAATCATGGAGAACGCTTCCAGCCGCACGAACTTTGACCGCTGATCCCTCAGGAGTTCCACCCAAGATTTCATCCATTTCGCGGGTAAGCCGCTCTAGATTACGCACTTCCCGGTCTATGTCCGCCTTTAGGGCGGCAAACCTATCCACTCAGGGACACCCCCTCCTTAAGAACCCGCTCACGAAGTTCAGGATCAGCATCTTCAAATGGGATTAGATCCAATTCTATGCCTGGTGGAAGTTGCCGCCAAAGCTCGGCCAATGCTTTGAAGTAAAGGTGGGGAGGTAACCCTTCCACTACAAGATCGATATCGGACTTCTCATGGAATGTCTTGGGATCTCTCAAAGAGCCGAAAAGGTAAACTTTAGTCACGCCATAGTTTTCGTAAAGGAGGCGCGCGCACCTCTGCGCAGCTGTAATGGCTCTTTGAAACCGCTTACGCCGATGCTCCTGTTCCGCTTTTAACCTTTCTCTCCACCCTATAGCATATTGGCGCGACATATCCCGCTCCTCCCGTGATAGCTAAATCCACTCCTCCCTTAAAATGACAGAGTGAGTATACAAATCTACAAACCAACCAGCAATCACAGAAATAAGCTGAGGAAGCTCTTCCAAGCCTCATGCACAGAGGAACCGACCAACGCAAGTGATCCCCGGGTTGTCCTTAGCCACATTGTAGCCCAACCCTTGGTTGACCGCTCCAACAACCATTGTACGGAACTTCCAGGTATTAAACGCCAGCAAGCGATCCCGTAAGGTCGCAAGCACCGTCTCTCGCTGTGCGGGAACGAGAGATGGATGGAGCTTTCAGTCTCCCGTTTGTGGATCATACTCGTGAACTTTCATCCTACACCCCACTGAACATCATAGTCAGTCCCAGGAGTTTAAACAAGGAGGCCCCATTTTATGCGGACGGGGAACTCCTTGCCGTCTCCCGGCCCATGCGGTCGAGGGTGAGCTCCCGCGAGGACCTTTTCGCGGCTGGCTGGCCAGCCAGCTAATGGACACCTCATGAATGATTCCGCCCGGCATGGCCCGGTGAAAGGGCTACCTTGCAATTGCCTTCTGAGATGATCAAAATGATAAAGGAGGAAAAGATGATGAATCTGGGTGGTATCACGAAGGATGAACTCAAGGAGGTGGTTCGGGAAGCCGTTGAGGAAGTATTGCTCGAGCTTTTCGGAGATCCAGACGAGGGGCTCGAGTTGCGTCCGGAGGTCCGGGAACGGCTCAAGCGCTCTTTGAGACGCATTCGGCAGGGTGAAACGAGCATATCGGTTGAGGAAGTAGCAAAACGGGTAGGGCTGATTTGGTAAGAGGTTATCAGGTTCGATTTCTTCCTGAAGCTGCCGATGAATTCGCTTCCCTTGACAAACCGATTGCTGAACGAGTTCTTAAGAAGCTGAAATGGCTTGCCGAAAATTTCGAAAACCTTAGCCCAATGCCCTTGTGTGGCGAGTTGAAAGGCCTCTTCAAGCTCCGTGTCGGAAGCTACAGGGTGCTCTATTCGTTTGATCGGGAAAAAAGAACCATCTATGTTCATCTTATAGGGCACCGACAGGAGATTTACAAACAGCCCTAAACGCTTACAGCAGTCACTTGCCAAGGATTATCCCTCGGTAGATCCTCTCGGTCTCCCGGAGCATGCGGTCGAGGGTGACTTGCGCGGGGGGGATTGCAGTTTGCCAAGCAGGTGGAACGGCAGTCACCCGGAATGCCAAAACTCAAGATGTGTAATAACACACTTATGCTAAATTAAGAACAATTTAACTGTTGTATCGCAAGACCTAACCCCCATGCGCGCTCCGGGAACCGTCTTGGCCTGTAATGCCTGTGATAAGGGCCCTCTTCATCTTTAGTCATCTCCTTCTTCATCGCCCAGCTTCAATCTCACCCATCTCATGAAATCCCTAAAGCCATCCATAATGTCACGCCCAAAACGAGAGGAGTCAACCACATTGTCCTGGGAACCGTTGTGAAAGTGATATGGATAGGTAGAAACATGTTTCCATTTAGTATTGGGAAAGTTATCATAACGATAGGAACGACCGGTAGCCTCATGTTCCCAATGGAAACCAAACCGACCCTCCAGCTTCCTAGACAACCAAACGTCGACAAATCCACCTTCGACAAGCACTATACGCATTTTGGTCCCCATCATCTCTGTGCTGTCCACAATGTCGGCGAACTCGACCTCGGCGATTCTTGCCAAATCTTCCGGGGTGGGCATCATAGTTTTTCTAAGTACTCCAGGAGTAAATCCCTTTCCGCTTCGAGATTATCAAACTTAAAATAGTCCTCGAAGGAATCTTGTTCATGGAATCTTCCTTGCTGGATCGCCCTGTCGAACTCTTGAACATCACTTACTCCGTATCGCTTGGCCAAGAGGAAGAGCTCTGCCTCGATGAGCTTAAGTCTGTGGCGCAGGAATGTTCCGAGGCTCTCCCTTATCAGCTCGTC containing:
- a CDS encoding type II toxin-antitoxin system VapC family toxin; its protein translation is MKPVFIDTNIPMYAAGTSHPLREPSRRVIRAVAAGELEAVTDAEVLQEILYRYLHIGEREKGFKVFDRFRRIMLGHIFPIEGVDVQRARELAEGYPSLSPRDLIHLAVMLRYGVHEIITADKGFDKVKEVRRIDPATFP
- a CDS encoding nucleotidyltransferase domain-containing protein translates to MSRQYAIGWRERLKAEQEHRRKRFQRAITAAQRCARLLYENYGVTKVYLFGSLRDPKTFHEKSDIDLVVEGLPPHLYFKALAELWRQLPPGIELDLIPFEDADPELRERVLKEGVSLSG
- a CDS encoding type II toxin-antitoxin system HicB family antitoxin, which codes for MTYKVVFEPAEEGGYTVYVPSLPGCISEGDTYEEALKNIKEAIKGWIEVSKQFGDEIPPSDVIIDTVEVSV
- a CDS encoding type II toxin-antitoxin system HicA family toxin, which translates into the protein MSKLPVVSGREVVKRLEKIGFVFVRQSGSHMVLRREKPPKMTISIPDHKELKRRTLKNILRQVDLTVDEFERLK
- a CDS encoding type II toxin-antitoxin system RelE/ParE family toxin, which produces MVRGYQVRFLPEAADEFASLDKPIAERVLKKLKWLAENFENLSPMPLCGELKGLFKLRVGSYRVLYSFDREKRTIYVHLIGHRQEIYKQP